The following are encoded in a window of Phaseolus vulgaris cultivar G19833 chromosome 3, P. vulgaris v2.0, whole genome shotgun sequence genomic DNA:
- the LOC137806834 gene encoding endoglucanase 25-like: protein MSMYGRDPWGGPLEIHATDSATDDERSRNLQELDRPALDETQQSWLLGAGEQKKKKKKYVDLGCIIVSRKIFIWTLGTLAVSAVLAGLITLIVKTVPRHHHKPSPPDNYTLALHKALLFFNAQKSGKLPRHNNVSWRGNSCMDDGKKSEGTSGVIKDLIGGYYDAGDAIKFHFPKAFAMTMLSWSVIEYSAKYEAAGELAHVKEVIKWGTDYFLKTFNNTADTINLIAAQVGSGATSGGSTTPNDHYCWMRPEDIDYPRPVTTCSSCSDLAAEMAAALAAASIVFKDNRAYSQKLVHGATTLYGFSRKQRRRYSAGGSEASVFYNSTSYWDEFVWGGAWMYFATGNSSYLKLATTPGLAKHAGAFWGGPDYGVLSWDNKLTGAQVLLSRLRLFLSPGYPYEEILRTFHNQTGIIMCSYLPMFTSFNRTKGGLIQLNHGRPQPLQYVVNAAFLAALYSDYLDAADTPGWYCGPNFFSTDVLRDFAKTQIDYILGKNPRKMSYIVGFGNHYPKHVHHRAASIPKNKIKYNCKGGWKWRDTSKPNPHTIVGAMVAGPDKHDGFHDVRTNYNYTEPTLAGNAGLVAALVALSGDKSSGIDKNTLFSAVPPMFPTPPPPPAPWKP from the exons ATGAGTATGTACGGTAGGGATCCGTGGGGAGGGCCGTTGGAGATCCACGCCACGGACTCCGCCACAGACGACGAGCGCAGCCGCAATCTCCAGGAGTTGGACCGGCCGGCCTTAGACGAGACTCAACAGAGCTGGCTCCTGGGAGCTGGAGaacagaaaaagaagaagaagaaatacgTTGATCTGGGATGCATCATCGTCAGCCGCAAAATCTTCATCTGGACACTTGGCACTCTCGCCGTCTCCGCTGTCCTCGCCGGTTTAATCACTCTCATCGTCAAAACCGTCCCCCGCCACCACCACAAGCCATCCCCTCCCGATAACTACACTCTTGCCCTCCACAAAGCCCTCCTCTTCTTCAACGCCCAAAAAT CGGGAAAGCTTCCGAGACATAACAACGTTTCATGGAGAGGGAATTCGTGCATGGACGATGGGAAGAAGTCTGAAGGTACGTCGGGTGTGATCAAGGATCTGATAGGCGGTTACTACGACGCCGGCGACGCTATCAAGTTCCACTTTCCCAAGGCCTTCGCCATGACCATGCTCAGTTGGAGCGTCATCGAGTACAGCGCCAAGTACGAGGCTGCCGGAGAGTTGGCTCACGTCAAGGAGGTCATCAAGTGGGGAACCGATTACTTTCTCAAGACCTTCAACAACACCGCCGACACCATTAATTTAATCGCCGCACAGGTTGGCTCCGGCGCCACCTCCGGCGGGAGCACCACTCCCAACGACCACTACTGCTGGATGAGACCCGAGGACATCGATTACCCCCGCCCCGTAACGACGTGCAGTAGCTGCTCCGATCTCGCCGCGGAGATGGCGGCGGCCTTGGCGGCAGCCTCGATTGTGTTCAAGGACAACAGGGCGTATTCGCAGAAGCTGGTTCACGGGGCCACCACGCTGTACGGCTTTTCGAGGAAGCAGAGAAGGAGGTACAGTGCGGGTGGCTCCGAGGCTTCTGTGTTCTACAATTCGACTAGCTATTGGGATGAGTTTGTTTGGGGAGGGGCTTGGATGTACTTTGCCACTGGGAATTCGTCTTACCTGAAGCTGGCTACTACTCCAGGCCTTGCCAAACATGCTGGCGCCTTCTGGGGAGGGCCGGACTATGGTGTCCTCAGCTGGGACAACAAGCTTACTGGCGCTCAG GTTCTTCTGAGTCGATTGAGGTTGTTCCTGAGTCCTGGTTATCCGTATGAAGAAATTTTAAGGACATTTCACAATCAGACAGGCATAATCATGTGCTCCTACCTGCCAATGTTCACCAGCTTTAATAGAACAAAGG GTGGCTTGATTCAATTAAACCATGGAAGGCCTCAGCCTCTCCAATATGTTGTCAATGCAGCATTTTTGGCTGCCCTTTACAGTGATTATCTCGATGCTGCTGATACTCCTGGATGGTACTGCGGACCCAATTTCTTTTCAACTGATGTTCTTCGAGATTTTGCAAAGACCCAG ATTGATTACATTCTTGGGAAGAACCCTCGGAAAATGAGCTATATTGTAGGTTTTGGTAATCATTATCCAAAACATGTTCACCATAGAGCGGCATCTATACCAAAGAACAAGATTAAGTACAACTGTAAAGGAGGATGGAAATGGAGGGACACATCGAAGCCAAACCCCCATACAATTGTTGGAGCTATGGTTGCTGGCCCTGATAAGCACGATGGTTTCCATGATGTCCGAACCAACTATAACTACACAGAGCCAACTCTTGCAGGCAATGCAGGTTTAGTAGCTGCGCTTGTGGCGTTGTCGGGTGATAAAAGCTCAGGAATAGACAAAAACACTCTTTTCTCTGCTGTTCCCCCAATGTTTCCGACTCCGCCACCACCTCCTGCACCATGGAAACCATGA
- the LOC137806836 gene encoding uncharacterized protein: protein MTQKSSEVFEKHADSGSHVTGTSEYVRLVISEEPRAVEAEILLPRAESRFKSFWWWIKSFLWCVVIVILAFILIRWGVPPFFEKVLYPIMEWEATAFGRPVLALVLVASLAFFPVFLIPSGPSMWLTGMIFGYGLGFIIIIVGTTIGMVLPYLIGLMFRDRIHRWLKRWPHNAAMIRLAGEGNWFRQFQVVALFRVSPFPYTIFNYAVVVTNMRFWPYLSGSVAGMVPEAFIYIYSGRLLKTLADAQYGKHHLTTVEIVYNIISFIIAIVTTIAFTVYAKRTLNELKMTGLNEEVTSVSENGCFEMEKLPP, encoded by the exons ATGACACAAAAATCATCAGAGGTATTTGAAAAACATGCAGACTCGGGCTCTCATGTGACGGGGACTAGTGAATATGTTAGACTGGTCATATCTGAAGAACCAAGGGCTGTTGAAGCTGAAATCTTGCTGCCTCGAGCAGAATCAAGATTTAAGTCTTTCTGGTGGTGGATTAAATCCTTTTTATGGTGTGTTGTCATTGTGATTCTTGCTTTTATTCTTATCAGATGGGGAGTGCCACCCTTTTTTGAAAAG GTTCTTTACCCAATCATGGAATGGGAAGCAACTGCGTTTGGCCGTCCAGTTCTTGCCCTGGTACTTGTTGCTTCTCTGGCTTTCTTCCCAGTATTCTTAATCCCCTCTGGCCCCTCCATGTGGCTGACTGGGATGATTTTTGGTTATGGCCTTGGCTTCATTATAATAATCGTTGGAACAACCATTGGGATGGTCCTGCCTTACCTAATTGGGCTAATGTTCCGTGATCGCATTCAT CGCTGGTTAAAGAGATGGCCCCACAATGCTGCAATGATTAGGCTTGCTGGGGAGGGGAACTGGTTTCGTCAATTTCAAGTCGTTGCACTCTTTAGGGTTTCTCCTTTTCCCTATACTATATTCAATTATGCTGTGGTGGTCACAAATATGAGGTTTTGGCCCTACTTAAGTGGATCCGTAGCTGGAATGGTACCAGAAGCTTTCATCTATATTTACAG CGGTCGGTTATTAAAAACGTTGGCTGACGCACAGTACGGGAAGCACCACTTGACTACTGTGGAAATCGTATACAACATTATTTCTTTCATAATTGCAATAGTTACCACTATTGCCTTCACTGTTTATGCAAAGAGAACGCTCAATGAACTCAAAATGACCGGGTTGAATGAGGAAGTTACCTCTGTCTCTGAGAACGGGTGTTTTGAGATGGAAAAGCTTCCCCCTTGA